One part of the Candidatus Kryptoniota bacterium genome encodes these proteins:
- a CDS encoding twin-arginine translocase TatA/TatE family subunit — translation MLEDLSIGKILLILVVVMIFFGPKKIPDLAQSIGKGIREFKKAMHDVSDEVKKSPDAETKPQMESGRLASSSQPGVADHSGTSNTDPAATDHKS, via the coding sequence ATGCTTGAAGACCTTAGCATTGGCAAGATATTACTGATACTCGTTGTGGTAATGATTTTCTTTGGACCGAAAAAGATACCTGATCTTGCACAGTCGATAGGAAAAGGGATCAGGGAATTTAAGAAGGCGATGCACGATGTTTCGGACGAGGTGAAGAAAAGTCCGGATGCTGAAACGAAACCTCAAATGGAGTCAGGCAGATTGGCGTCATCATCACAGCCTGGAGTTGCGGATCATAGCGGAACATCCAATACTGACCCGGCGGCAACCGACCACAAGTCATAG
- a CDS encoding twin-arginine translocase TatA/TatE family subunit, protein MFENIGFGELLLIIIVLIVFFGPKKIPDIAQSIGKGIREFKRAMKDVQDEVTRSVNEVPKTTDQKQVTPPAQNQELKADSQSKTEIKS, encoded by the coding sequence ATGTTTGAGAATATCGGTTTCGGCGAACTTCTTCTGATCATTATAGTATTGATAGTTTTCTTCGGTCCGAAGAAAATTCCCGATATTGCCCAATCAATCGGAAAAGGGATTCGCGAATTCAAGAGGGCAATGAAAGATGTTCAGGATGAAGTAACGAGATCGGTGAACGAAGTCCCTAAGACGACAGACCAGAAGCAGGTAACTCCTCCTGCTCAGAATCAGGAATTGAAGGCCGACTCCCAGTCGAAGACCGAAATCAAGTCCTGA
- the tatA gene encoding twin-arginine translocase TatA/TatE family subunit: MFDGIGVPELILIVAILFIFFGAKRIPEFAQNIGKGIKEFKKSVKEIQEDPDKKEEEKKS; this comes from the coding sequence ATGTTTGATGGAATTGGTGTCCCTGAGCTTATACTGATAGTTGCGATCCTTTTCATTTTCTTCGGTGCCAAGAGAATACCTGAATTTGCCCAGAACATAGGTAAAGGTATAAAAGAGTTCAAAAAATCGGTGAAGGAAATCCAGGAAGATCCTGACAAGAAGGAAGAAGAAAAGAAAAGCTAA
- the purQ gene encoding phosphoribosylformylglycinamidine synthase subunit PurQ, translating to MSHKIGVVVFPGSNCDRDAYNAFADVMHQDVAFLWHKDTNLNGSELVVLPGGFSYGDYLRSGAIARFSPIMNEVVKFAERGGLVLGICNGFQVLVEAGLLPGALLRNAELKFVCKQVYLRTETTNTPFSSQLKPGQILKVPIAHGDGNYYADESTLKSLEDEDRIVFRYSTSDGRITPESNPNGSIMNIAGIVNNRRNVLGMMPHPERASEQILGSASGAMVLKSVIENLN from the coding sequence ATGTCACATAAAATAGGCGTCGTGGTATTTCCAGGATCCAATTGTGACAGAGACGCATACAACGCTTTCGCAGACGTGATGCACCAGGATGTAGCATTTCTCTGGCACAAAGATACAAATCTCAACGGATCGGAATTGGTGGTCCTTCCCGGCGGCTTCTCTTACGGTGACTACCTGAGGTCGGGAGCAATCGCGAGGTTCTCTCCCATCATGAATGAGGTTGTGAAATTCGCTGAACGGGGCGGACTTGTCCTCGGAATATGTAACGGCTTCCAGGTACTTGTGGAGGCGGGATTGCTCCCGGGAGCGCTCCTCAGGAACGCAGAGCTGAAATTCGTGTGTAAGCAGGTCTATTTGCGGACAGAGACGACGAATACACCTTTCAGCTCGCAACTGAAACCGGGACAAATATTAAAAGTGCCGATCGCGCATGGTGATGGAAACTATTATGCGGACGAATCGACTCTCAAGAGTCTCGAGGATGAAGACCGGATAGTTTTCAGATATTCCACGTCCGACGGCAGAATCACCCCTGAATCAAATCCGAACGGGTCGATCATGAATATCGCCGGGATCGTGAACAATAGAAGAAATGTTTTGGGAATGATGCCTCATCCTGAGCGGGCCAGCGAACAGATATTGGGAAGCGCAAGCGGCGCGATGGTTTTGAAATCGGTGATCGAAAACTTAAATTAG
- the purS gene encoding phosphoribosylformylglycinamidine synthase subunit PurS, with amino-acid sequence MFKAVVKVNLKKKILDPQGKAIESSLHNLGFGKLGSVRTGRTIEISVDETDTERALGSMQAACRKLLANPVTEDYELDMFDEKGNLLQHFSSVKSASTREKVGA; translated from the coding sequence ATGTTCAAGGCCGTCGTCAAAGTCAACCTGAAGAAAAAGATACTTGACCCGCAGGGGAAAGCGATTGAGAGCAGTCTCCATAATCTTGGTTTTGGAAAGCTGGGCTCCGTGAGAACCGGAAGAACGATCGAAATCTCGGTCGACGAGACTGACACAGAACGCGCGCTCGGATCGATGCAGGCCGCCTGCAGGAAACTCCTGGCAAATCCTGTAACCGAAGATTATGAGCTCGATATGTTTGACGAGAAAGGAAATCTCCTCCAGCATTTCTCGAGCGTGAAGTCTGCTTCAACACGCGAGAAGGTCGGCGCCTGA
- the pssA gene encoding CDP-diacylglycerol--serine O-phosphatidyltransferase: protein MSKQRRYNIRISRAVIPNFFTILNMFSGFLSILSTTDRDFVSAAWLIILAAIFDSLDGVMARLTRSSSEFGVELDSLSDLVSFGVAPSFLIYMLGLRAMGPLGTLSSAMLMVFGGLRLARFNVQLVGFDKDYFKGLPIPSAAITVSSFVLLFLDRNLKSLTADAAPFLIVLAVSLSLLMVSTVRYDTMPKLSRRGIRAHPLKASVFIVSLTLIVVTIGKALFWLFLLYILGGIVRWIIEHIKSLVHSRKGREEEEDVEFSSFDI from the coding sequence ATGAGTAAACAAAGAAGATACAACATACGCATCTCGCGTGCGGTCATCCCGAATTTCTTCACGATCCTCAACATGTTTTCCGGTTTCCTATCGATCCTCTCGACCACGGACAGGGATTTCGTTTCTGCGGCATGGCTTATAATTTTAGCGGCAATATTTGACAGTCTTGATGGAGTCATGGCGCGCTTGACGAGAAGCTCGAGCGAGTTCGGTGTGGAACTGGACTCACTTTCCGACCTTGTCTCGTTCGGTGTGGCGCCTTCGTTCTTGATTTACATGCTGGGCTTAAGAGCAATGGGCCCGCTGGGCACACTCTCCAGCGCCATGCTCATGGTCTTTGGAGGATTGCGGCTCGCGAGGTTCAACGTCCAGCTCGTCGGTTTTGACAAAGATTACTTCAAAGGACTTCCGATTCCATCGGCAGCGATTACGGTGAGCTCCTTTGTGCTTCTTTTTCTTGACAGAAACTTGAAGTCGCTGACTGCTGACGCGGCACCTTTTCTGATTGTGCTTGCGGTAAGTCTCTCTCTCCTTATGGTAAGTACGGTTAGATACGATACGATGCCGAAGCTGAGCAGAAGGGGAATTCGCGCTCATCCATTGAAGGCCTCAGTTTTTATCGTCTCATTGACACTCATCGTGGTTACAATCGGCAAAGCATTGTTCTGGCTATTCCTTCTTTATATCCTCGGAGGTATAGTGAGGTGGATAATTGAGCACATCAAATCGCTTGTCCACTCGAGAAAGGGCCGCGAGGAAGAAGAAGACGTGGAATTCAGCAGCTTCGACATCTAA
- a CDS encoding phosphatidylserine decarboxylase family protein yields the protein MFPRLARYGSDVIAVVVIVSVALVVGSFLTEGPVVRIILDFIALIATAFTLYFFRDPDRTPASEREDAVISPADGKIVFVGDVREDEYLKSNARMISIFMSPLNVHVNRIPMKGTVEFLKYVKGDYLVAFDEKSSSRNERMLIGIEDKGQRLLFKQIAGFVARRIVCELTNGQVVNAGDRFGMIKFGSRVDVLLPMNSEVTVKMNDKTFSGKTVLGFLRNE from the coding sequence ATGTTCCCCAGATTGGCGCGTTACGGATCCGATGTGATCGCAGTTGTTGTCATCGTCAGCGTAGCACTGGTCGTGGGGTCATTCCTAACGGAAGGACCTGTCGTCAGGATAATTCTCGACTTCATAGCTCTTATCGCGACCGCCTTTACTCTTTATTTCTTTCGTGACCCGGACAGAACACCGGCTTCAGAAAGGGAAGACGCCGTCATTTCGCCAGCGGACGGCAAAATCGTTTTTGTAGGCGACGTTAGAGAAGACGAGTACCTCAAGTCAAATGCGAGAATGATCAGCATATTCATGTCACCCCTGAATGTTCACGTGAACAGGATCCCCATGAAGGGGACTGTGGAATTTCTGAAATACGTTAAAGGTGATTATCTTGTAGCGTTCGACGAGAAATCGAGCAGTCGAAATGAGCGCATGCTGATCGGCATCGAAGATAAAGGCCAGCGGCTTCTGTTCAAGCAGATAGCGGGTTTTGTCGCGCGAAGAATTGTGTGCGAATTGACGAACGGTCAGGTAGTGAATGCCGGAGACCGGTTTGGTATGATCAAGTTCGGATCAAGGGTGGATGTTTTGTTACCGATGAATAGTGAAGTGACTGTCAAGATGAACGATAAGACTTTTTCAGGCAAGACTGTACTGGGATTTTTGCGCAATGAGTAA